A stretch of Desulfobacter hydrogenophilus DNA encodes these proteins:
- a CDS encoding phosphopantetheine-binding protein yields the protein MLEKELLTTIVELCNVQEDIPDDFPLDAPIVGPDSLLGLDSLDAVEIVVMVQDVYGIRIDTQDQARDILATLKSLADYIREKGGRS from the coding sequence ATGCTGGAAAAAGAGCTGTTAACAACCATTGTCGAACTATGCAATGTCCAGGAAGATATTCCGGATGACTTTCCACTGGACGCCCCTATAGTGGGACCAGACTCCCTGCTTGGGCTGGATTCCCTGGATGCCGTTGAAATTGTTGTCATGGTTCAGGATGTCTATGGTATCCGGATCGACACCCAGGACCAGGCACGTGACATTTTAGCAACGCTTAAATCCCTTGCCGATTATATACGGGAAAAGGGGGGGCGGTCTTAA